The Vibrio tasmaniensis genome includes a region encoding these proteins:
- a CDS encoding DUF368 domain-containing protein has translation MNYLSTFFKGMAMGAADVVPGVSGGTIAFITGIYDTLLESIRRINPSLLGLWKREGFKAAFSHINGFFLISLFAGVFTSIATFAKLISWLLVTHPVPLWSFFFGLILVSVFHILKQVEKRDMIRFVFLLLGVAFAYSITVLKPLQMEPTSINILIAGAIAICAMILPGISGSFILLLIGMYGPVLGAVKEFQIDVLALFLSGCVIGLLTFSHVLSWLLRSFRDFTLVFLTGLMIGTLPKIWPWKETISWRTNSKGEQVPLIQENLSPFDFEAVTSQPSQLVMAIAMMIVAIALVLGLEKFAERNAD, from the coding sequence ATGAACTACTTAAGTACTTTTTTCAAAGGCATGGCAATGGGCGCAGCCGACGTTGTCCCTGGCGTGTCGGGCGGAACCATCGCATTCATCACTGGTATCTACGATACGCTACTAGAAAGCATTCGAAGAATTAACCCTAGCTTACTTGGACTATGGAAGCGTGAAGGTTTCAAAGCCGCGTTTAGCCACATCAATGGTTTTTTCCTAATTTCACTGTTCGCAGGCGTATTCACGAGCATTGCGACATTTGCAAAACTGATTTCTTGGTTATTAGTCACCCACCCAGTTCCACTATGGTCTTTCTTCTTTGGCCTTATCTTGGTGTCGGTTTTCCATATTCTTAAACAAGTAGAAAAGCGCGATATGATTCGATTCGTATTTTTGCTGCTTGGTGTCGCCTTCGCTTACAGCATTACCGTGCTTAAGCCGCTGCAAATGGAACCTACCAGTATCAATATTCTCATTGCAGGTGCGATTGCAATCTGTGCGATGATTTTGCCGGGTATCTCGGGTAGCTTCATTCTGCTATTAATTGGTATGTATGGTCCGGTTCTTGGTGCGGTTAAAGAGTTCCAAATCGATGTGCTTGCGCTATTCCTTAGTGGCTGTGTGATTGGCCTACTGACTTTCTCGCACGTACTTTCTTGGTTACTGCGCTCATTCCGCGACTTCACATTAGTATTCTTGACTGGTTTGATGATCGGTACACTGCCGAAGATTTGGCCGTGGAAAGAAACGATCAGCTGGCGTACAAACTCTAAAGGTGAGCAAGTTCCTCTGATTCAAGAAAACTTGTCACCGTTTGATTTTGAAGCCGTCACTTCTCAGCCTTCACAGCTAGTAATGGCTATTGCGATGATGATTGTTGCCATTGCCTTGGTTCTGGGGTTAGAGAAATTTGCAGAGCGCAACGCTGACTAA
- a CDS encoding SCO family protein — protein MSRNWSLALVVAFVLGFGVKSYLDGQNEAQKQHAAKQQFSATTLFGKDNQPTEIFDQTDDRIRIVYFGFTRCPDVCPTSLAMLAGALNQVSDEAKAKIRPMFVSLDPERDAAEASYEYAQYFHPMMEGLSGPLDVTTTLAHNYGVIFRKTKLEGSELEYTLDHSSYFYFLKPDGTLITKVPHTLTPAPIVEAINTLTR, from the coding sequence ATGAGTAGAAATTGGTCGTTAGCATTGGTTGTCGCTTTTGTCCTTGGCTTTGGCGTTAAAAGTTATCTTGATGGGCAAAACGAAGCTCAAAAACAACACGCGGCAAAACAACAATTCTCCGCAACAACCCTTTTCGGCAAAGATAACCAGCCAACGGAAATCTTTGACCAAACCGATGACAGAATTCGTATCGTTTATTTTGGTTTCACACGTTGCCCAGATGTGTGCCCTACTTCTCTAGCAATGTTAGCCGGAGCACTTAACCAAGTCTCTGATGAAGCAAAAGCCAAGATTCGCCCGATGTTTGTTTCTCTTGATCCTGAACGTGATGCCGCTGAAGCCTCGTATGAATACGCGCAATACTTCCACCCAATGATGGAAGGATTAAGTGGCCCATTAGATGTAACAACGACTTTGGCACATAACTACGGTGTTATCTTCAGGAAGACCAAACTGGAAGGTTCAGAGTTGGAGTACACCCTAGACCACAGCTCATATTTCTATTTTTTAAAGCCCGACGGTACTTTGATTACTAAAGTACCGCACACGTTGACGCCAGCGCCAATTGTTGAAGCTATCAACACATTAACGCGCTAG
- a CDS encoding copper chaperone PCu(A)C, which produces MKLKALALAGLLLTPLAQANSDIMVHDAYARATPPSAVNSAVFTTLMNHSDKDRAIVSATTPAAGKVELHDVIVDGDVMKMRQVQTIAIPANGQVELKPGSLHIMLFDLKDGLKEGEQIEMTLTFANGETQTFDAPVKKVMSGMKKMNHDHH; this is translated from the coding sequence ATGAAGTTAAAAGCACTTGCTCTAGCAGGCTTATTGCTCACTCCTCTTGCTCAAGCGAATAGCGACATTATGGTTCATGACGCGTACGCGCGTGCAACTCCGCCTTCAGCAGTGAACAGCGCGGTATTCACGACTCTGATGAACCATAGCGATAAAGATCGCGCTATTGTTTCTGCGACAACGCCAGCAGCAGGAAAGGTAGAACTCCATGATGTTATCGTTGATGGCGACGTAATGAAGATGCGTCAAGTTCAAACCATCGCAATTCCTGCGAACGGCCAAGTTGAACTTAAACCTGGTAGCTTGCACATTATGTTGTTTGACCTAAAAGATGGCCTGAAAGAAGGCGAACAAATCGAAATGACACTGACTTTCGCAAACGGTGAAACACAGACCTTTGATGCACCGGTTAAGAAAGTAATGAGCGGCATGAAAAAGATGAATCACGATCATCATTAA
- the rsgA gene encoding ribosome small subunit-dependent GTPase A has translation MNSQNAFSNPMSLQQLGWQPVFQQQLTLEDYDQSVIARIVAHHRSGYTLASEQGEIVLPIHQNQPAMTVGDWVILNSELQFGRLLERQSLFSRKAAGSRVAEQYISANIDTVFIVVSLNNDFNLSRIERYLALANEAQVEAVIVLTKKDLCDDYAGKVQQVQSLDSMLMIEAVNSLDQDSTQVLSPWCKTGKTVALMGSSGVGKSTLVNSLLGEAEQATGGIREDDSKGRHTTTSRSLHLLTSGGLLLDTPGMRELQLADCAEGVSETFSDVEELAMHCRFSDCHHESEPGCKIRKAIESGELSERRFANYRKLLREQARNGASLAEQRASSKQLSKMYKTVQSEGRNLKKASD, from the coding sequence ATGAATTCACAAAACGCATTTTCTAATCCAATGTCACTTCAACAACTTGGATGGCAACCTGTATTCCAACAACAACTGACACTCGAAGACTATGACCAATCCGTCATTGCTCGTATCGTCGCGCATCATCGTAGCGGCTATACATTAGCGTCAGAGCAAGGCGAAATTGTTCTACCCATCCATCAAAACCAACCCGCAATGACGGTTGGCGACTGGGTAATCTTGAACTCTGAACTGCAATTCGGCCGTTTATTAGAGCGTCAATCGCTCTTCAGTCGTAAAGCCGCGGGCAGTCGTGTGGCTGAGCAATATATCTCAGCTAACATCGACACCGTTTTTATCGTGGTTTCGTTAAATAACGACTTTAATCTAAGCCGTATTGAACGCTACCTAGCGCTCGCCAATGAAGCACAGGTTGAAGCGGTTATCGTACTCACCAAGAAAGATTTGTGTGACGACTACGCAGGCAAAGTACAACAAGTGCAAAGCTTAGATTCTATGCTGATGATCGAAGCGGTGAATAGCCTAGACCAAGACTCAACTCAAGTTTTGTCGCCTTGGTGTAAAACTGGCAAGACTGTGGCTTTGATGGGTTCGTCTGGGGTTGGTAAATCTACCTTGGTTAACTCGTTACTTGGTGAGGCTGAACAAGCCACAGGTGGTATTCGTGAAGACGACAGCAAAGGCCGACACACAACCACATCACGATCGCTCCACTTGCTAACATCGGGCGGCTTACTACTCGATACTCCAGGAATGCGAGAGCTACAACTTGCTGACTGCGCTGAAGGCGTGAGTGAAACCTTTTCTGATGTCGAAGAGTTGGCCATGCATTGCCGATTCTCTGATTGTCATCATGAATCAGAACCGGGTTGCAAGATACGCAAGGCGATTGAAAGTGGAGAATTGTCTGAGCGACGATTTGCTAACTATCGAAAGTTATTGCGAGAACAAGCCCGAAATGGCGCCTCGTTAGCGGAACAACGCGCCAGCAGTAAGCAGCTTTCCAAGATGTACAAAACCGTGCAATCAGAAGGCCGCAATCTTAAAAAAGCGTCTGACTAA
- the sstT gene encoding serine/threonine transporter SstT, with protein sequence MQNHNMLARIARGNLVLQILAGIVFGVVLAMVSPSAAQDAGLLGSLFVGALKAVAPILVFILVAASIANQKKGQHTHMRPIIVLYLIGTFSAALTAVVLSFMFPTTLTLVAGAEGANPPQGIAEVLHTLLFKLVDNPVSALMNANYIGILAWAIGLGLALHHASATTKAVFEDLSHSVSHIVRFIIRLAPFGIFGLVSATFATTGFDALASYGQLLAVLLSSMLIIALVVNPLLVFIKTKQNPYPLVLQCIRESGVTAFFTRSSAANIPVNMNLCKKLKLDEDTYSVSIPLGATINMAGAAITITVLTLAAVHTMGIEIDIFTAILLSLVAAVSACGASGVAGGSLLLIPLACGLFGISNDVAMQVVAVGFIIGVIQDSAETALNSSTDVVFTAAVCKAEQNKEQ encoded by the coding sequence ATGCAAAATCACAACATGCTCGCCCGCATCGCTCGTGGAAATCTCGTTCTACAGATCCTTGCTGGTATTGTTTTCGGTGTCGTTCTCGCCATGGTTTCTCCTTCAGCAGCTCAAGATGCAGGCCTATTAGGTAGCCTGTTTGTTGGTGCTCTGAAAGCTGTTGCCCCAATTTTAGTATTCATTCTTGTTGCAGCTTCTATCGCAAACCAAAAGAAAGGTCAGCATACTCATATGCGTCCAATCATTGTGCTTTATCTGATTGGTACGTTCTCTGCAGCACTGACTGCTGTAGTACTGAGCTTCATGTTCCCAACCACTTTGACACTGGTTGCTGGTGCAGAAGGTGCTAACCCTCCTCAAGGTATTGCAGAAGTTCTTCATACGCTTCTATTCAAGCTTGTAGACAACCCAGTTAGCGCACTAATGAATGCGAACTACATCGGTATTCTTGCTTGGGCAATCGGTCTTGGTCTTGCTCTGCACCACGCATCTGCAACAACCAAAGCGGTTTTCGAAGACCTAAGCCACAGTGTTTCACACATTGTTCGCTTCATTATTCGCCTTGCCCCATTCGGTATCTTCGGTCTTGTTTCTGCAACATTCGCAACAACAGGCTTCGATGCACTGGCAAGCTACGGTCAACTACTAGCAGTACTACTAAGCTCTATGCTGATCATCGCACTTGTGGTTAACCCACTGCTTGTATTTATTAAAACAAAACAAAACCCATACCCACTTGTACTGCAATGTATTCGTGAATCTGGTGTAACGGCATTCTTCACTCGTTCAAGCGCTGCAAACATCCCAGTGAACATGAACCTTTGTAAGAAGCTAAAGCTAGACGAAGATACTTACTCTGTATCGATTCCTCTAGGCGCAACGATCAACATGGCAGGCGCTGCAATCACCATCACCGTGTTGACGCTTGCTGCTGTACACACTATGGGTATTGAGATTGATATCTTCACTGCGATTCTACTAAGCCTTGTTGCTGCAGTATCAGCATGTGGCGCATCGGGTGTTGCTGGCGGTTCACTACTGCTTATCCCGCTAGCGTGTGGCCTATTCGGTATTTCGAACGATGTAGCGATGCAGGTTGTAGCGGTTGGCTTCATTATCGGTGTGATTCAAGATTCAGCTGAAACAGCGCTTAACAGCTCAACAGACGTCGTGTTCACTGCTGCTGTATGTAAAGCCGAGCAAAACAAAGAGCAATAA
- a CDS encoding tetratricopeptide repeat protein, with protein sequence MGIAIGATALSLILIAVWLVSLSLRKKRLEQERKARAVAYRKAIEKARIQEQKDRQFKAETGHVPSILYLAKEAERVNLKEALYWYDKAAHLDNVNGMYGIVRLSMKCKEDLILREKANFWQLAISALDNDPLAKFEVGKALVFGRGVEKNLPKGSAYIEESAASGNTEAMLFMGDWCLDRDNPDYSPESSFMWYRKAAEKNNLDGKIKLGMSYLNGVGVVANHREAVYWFETAAEKNCAEAMFKAGEAWIDHGEHGNAIAYIWLFLSAHFGYADARYLRDKVGGDLGVDAVVGLQALTKPIMTKLTQETITKHSIVKALNKLYKRDIPVHKKVKEASDEESDELGVDKVDLDTEASNAPGSSAQGSNANNHQQAAENHDGDKASANRASQDKQANSNSGSLDFSQPAVESNWKSN encoded by the coding sequence ATGGGAATCGCAATTGGTGCGACCGCTCTTTCGCTAATACTGATTGCTGTTTGGTTGGTCTCTTTGTCGCTAAGAAAAAAGCGCTTGGAACAAGAACGTAAAGCTCGCGCTGTCGCTTACCGAAAAGCGATTGAAAAAGCACGTATCCAAGAGCAAAAAGATCGTCAATTTAAGGCTGAAACAGGGCATGTGCCGTCGATTTTGTATTTGGCGAAAGAGGCCGAACGAGTCAATCTTAAGGAAGCTCTGTATTGGTACGATAAAGCTGCCCATTTAGACAATGTCAACGGCATGTACGGCATTGTGCGTCTGAGTATGAAGTGCAAAGAAGACCTAATTTTAAGAGAAAAGGCCAATTTTTGGCAGTTAGCGATATCAGCACTGGATAACGATCCGCTTGCAAAATTCGAGGTGGGTAAAGCACTCGTGTTTGGTCGCGGAGTTGAGAAAAACCTCCCGAAAGGCAGCGCCTATATTGAAGAGTCTGCCGCTAGTGGTAACACCGAAGCGATGCTTTTTATGGGGGACTGGTGTTTAGATAGAGATAACCCAGATTATTCTCCAGAAAGCTCTTTCATGTGGTACAGAAAAGCGGCTGAAAAGAATAACCTAGACGGAAAAATCAAATTGGGTATGAGCTATTTGAACGGTGTTGGCGTTGTCGCTAATCATCGTGAAGCGGTTTACTGGTTTGAAACGGCAGCTGAAAAAAACTGTGCAGAAGCGATGTTTAAAGCCGGTGAGGCGTGGATTGACCATGGTGAACACGGCAATGCTATCGCGTATATCTGGTTATTCTTATCGGCTCATTTTGGCTATGCGGATGCGAGGTATTTGAGAGATAAAGTTGGTGGGGATCTTGGTGTTGATGCTGTTGTGGGGTTACAGGCTCTGACTAAGCCAATAATGACCAAGTTGACGCAAGAAACAATCACCAAGCACTCTATCGTTAAAGCGCTCAACAAGCTCTACAAACGCGATATCCCAGTGCATAAGAAAGTGAAAGAAGCCTCTGACGAAGAGAGTGATGAGTTAGGCGTCGATAAGGTGGATTTGGATACTGAAGCCTCAAATGCTCCAGGTTCAAGTGCTCAAGGTTCAAATGCCAATAATCACCAACAGGCGGCTGAAAACCATGATGGTGACAAGGCAAGCGCGAATCGAGCATCACAAGATAAGCAAGCTAACTCTAATAGCGGTTCTTTGGACTTTAGCCAACCGGCAGTCGAGTCTAACTGGAAGAGCAATTAA